One window from the genome of Thermus caldifontis encodes:
- a CDS encoding acetyl-CoA carboxylase carboxyltransferase subunit alpha, whose amino-acid sequence MALEFEKPILELEKRIAELKETARTTGVDLEAEIRLLEERLARLKQEVYGNLTAWQRVQLARAPGRPTTLDVLERAFQDFLELHGDRAFADDPAIVGGLAYLEGQKVVVVGHQKGRDTKENLQRNFGMPHPEGYRKAMRLMDLADRFGYPFISFIDTPGAYPGVSAEERGQAWVIAQSIQRMSRLRVPAIALILGEGGSGGALAIGVANRVLIMENAWYSVISPESCAAILWRDAKEAPKAAEALKLTPTDLLAQKVVDAIVPEPEGGAHKDPFRAIQNIKEALLRTLEELKGLSPEELYQDRYRRFRTLGAYAES is encoded by the coding sequence ATGGCACTGGAGTTTGAAAAGCCCATCCTAGAGCTGGAAAAACGCATCGCCGAGCTGAAGGAGACGGCCCGTACCACGGGGGTGGACCTCGAGGCGGAGATCCGCCTCCTGGAAGAGCGCCTGGCCCGGCTCAAGCAGGAGGTCTACGGCAACCTCACCGCCTGGCAGAGGGTGCAGCTGGCCCGAGCCCCGGGCCGCCCCACCACCTTGGACGTCCTGGAGAGGGCCTTCCAGGACTTTTTGGAACTCCATGGGGACCGGGCCTTTGCCGACGACCCCGCCATCGTGGGGGGCCTGGCGTACCTGGAGGGGCAGAAGGTGGTGGTGGTGGGCCACCAAAAAGGGCGGGACACCAAGGAGAACCTCCAGCGCAACTTCGGCATGCCCCATCCCGAGGGGTACCGCAAGGCCATGCGCCTCATGGACCTGGCGGACCGCTTTGGCTATCCCTTCATTTCCTTCATCGACACCCCGGGGGCCTACCCGGGGGTTTCCGCAGAGGAGCGGGGCCAGGCCTGGGTGATCGCCCAGAGCATCCAGCGCATGAGCCGCCTGAGGGTTCCCGCCATCGCCCTCATCCTGGGGGAGGGGGGAAGCGGGGGGGCCCTGGCCATCGGGGTGGCCAACCGGGTCCTCATCATGGAAAACGCCTGGTACTCGGTGATTAGTCCTGAGTCCTGCGCCGCCATCCTCTGGCGGGACGCCAAGGAGGCGCCCAAGGCCGCCGAGGCCCTGAAGCTCACGCCCACGGACCTTCTGGCCCAGAAGGTGGTGGACGCCATCGTTCCCGAGCCCGAGGGCGGGGCCCACAAGGATCCCTTTAGGGCCATCCAGAACATCAAGGAAGCCCTCCTAAGGACCCTCGAGGAGCTCAAGGGGCTTTCCCCGGAGGAGCTCTACCAAGACCGTTACCGCCGCTTCCGCACCCTAGGGGCCTACGCCGAGTCTTAA
- a CDS encoding SdpI family protein has product MVWSFTLLQGIFLYAAWAQAQGIPFPLGRALFVGVGLVLLALGLLLPHLPPNPVAGVRTPWTLADLEVWRKTQRRAGLVLTLLGCLAWVVALLWGEGPWLWAWLVALVLGGLYLALFSYRARKKPL; this is encoded by the coding sequence TTGGTTTGGAGCTTTACCCTCCTGCAAGGCATCTTTCTCTACGCCGCTTGGGCCCAGGCCCAGGGGATACCCTTTCCTCTGGGAAGGGCTCTTTTTGTGGGGGTAGGCCTGGTCCTCCTGGCCCTAGGCCTCCTCCTCCCTCACCTTCCCCCTAATCCCGTGGCTGGGGTGCGCACCCCCTGGACCCTGGCGGACCTCGAGGTCTGGCGGAAAACCCAGCGGAGGGCAGGCCTTGTCCTTACCCTCCTGGGCTGCTTGGCCTGGGTAGTGGCCCTTCTTTGGGGTGAGGGACCCTGGCTTTGGGCCTGGCTGGTAGCCTTGGTCCTAGGGGGCCTTTACCTGGCCCTCTTTTCCTATCGGGCCCGGAAGAAGCCCCTCTAG
- a CDS encoding NTP transferase domain-containing protein, translated as MEAIVLGGGEEAWASKYGVRSKALVPYRGRPMAEWVLAALKEAGLSAIYVGENPGLTPSPRLTLPDGGSLLGNLEAALEHVEGRVLVATADIPHLSPEAVRYVLEKAPEAALVYPIVPKEAVEARFPHTRRTYARLKEGVFTGGNLLLLQKELFFQALPLAQKVVALRKKPWALARLIGLDILLKLLLGRLTLPELEERARRILGVEARALITPYPEVGVDVDREEDLVS; from the coding sequence GTGGAGGCCATCGTCTTAGGAGGCGGCGAGGAGGCTTGGGCCAGCAAGTACGGGGTAAGGAGCAAGGCCCTGGTGCCCTATCGGGGAAGGCCCATGGCGGAGTGGGTGCTTGCCGCCTTGAAGGAGGCGGGGCTATCCGCCATCTACGTGGGGGAGAACCCGGGGCTAACCCCCTCCCCCCGCCTTACCCTGCCCGATGGGGGAAGTCTTCTTGGCAATCTGGAGGCGGCCCTTGAGCACGTGGAGGGCCGGGTCCTGGTGGCCACCGCGGACATCCCCCACCTGAGCCCAGAGGCGGTGCGCTATGTGCTGGAAAAGGCCCCGGAGGCGGCTCTGGTCTACCCCATCGTGCCCAAGGAGGCGGTGGAGGCCCGCTTTCCCCATACCCGGCGCACCTACGCCCGGCTTAAGGAGGGGGTCTTCACCGGGGGAAACCTTTTGCTTTTGCAAAAGGAGCTCTTCTTCCAGGCCCTACCCCTGGCGCAAAAGGTGGTGGCCCTGAGGAAGAAGCCTTGGGCCCTGGCCCGGCTCATCGGTCTGGATATCCTCCTTAAGCTTCTCCTGGGCCGGCTTACCCTTCCTGAGCTGGAGGAGAGGGCCAGGAGGATCCTGGGGGTGGAGGCCAGGGCGCTCATCACCCCTTACCCCGAGGTGGGGGTGGACGTGGACCGGGAGGAGGACCTGGTAAGCTAA
- a CDS encoding PEGA domain-containing protein, producing MRKLLLAILGLGAALAQQISPQGIIVNPVPTDLQVRVWVDKDPGKRGTGVYQIGEPIFIYVNVNQDAYVYLFNINADGKIDPILPNAFERDNFLRAGETRRFPPEGARYRYTVTGPEGEDRILAVASRRPLSLGEILDVEGNRVRVQGAEGLARALSIVIEPLPPKDWVTDLARYYVGRVTAPPPSPATATLVVDSRPAGAEVYLDGRLSGRTPLTLQVNPGRHEVELRLAGYQPYRVTVNPRPGERVQVFAQLVPEARQGTLVISSSPSGAEVYVEGALRGRTPLSLSLPEGRYAVELRLSGYEPYRATVQVRRGETTRLDVRLNPVSRTGTLLLESSPTGAEAYINGALRGRTPLRLVLEEGTYQVELRAPGYEPYRAAVRVERGRETRVSASLRPIRTGELYLEARPEGAEVYIDGRLMGRAPLRMTLEAGFHEVRVLAPGYGEYRAQVEVRPGESVRLYVELVPVRAVLELYLNVEARVFLDGEEVGVAKGGYLRLEAPFGQHELTLVAPGYRTLVETVQVIGNQVLRFTLRPL from the coding sequence ATGCGGAAACTGCTTTTGGCCATTTTGGGTTTGGGGGCGGCCTTGGCCCAGCAGATAAGCCCCCAGGGCATCATCGTGAACCCGGTGCCCACCGACCTTCAGGTAAGGGTCTGGGTGGACAAGGATCCAGGCAAGCGGGGCACGGGCGTTTATCAGATCGGTGAGCCCATCTTCATCTACGTGAACGTGAACCAGGATGCCTATGTCTACCTTTTCAACATCAACGCCGATGGCAAGATTGACCCCATCCTGCCCAACGCCTTTGAGCGGGATAACTTCCTTAGGGCGGGGGAGACCCGGCGCTTTCCCCCGGAAGGGGCCCGCTACCGCTACACGGTGACCGGCCCGGAGGGGGAGGACCGCATCCTGGCGGTGGCGAGCCGTAGGCCCCTCTCCTTGGGGGAGATCCTGGACGTGGAGGGCAACCGGGTGCGGGTCCAGGGGGCAGAAGGCCTGGCTCGGGCGCTTTCCATCGTGATTGAGCCCCTTCCCCCCAAGGACTGGGTCACGGACTTGGCCCGCTACTATGTGGGCCGGGTGACGGCCCCCCCGCCCAGCCCGGCCACGGCTACCCTGGTGGTGGACTCCAGGCCCGCGGGCGCCGAGGTCTACCTGGATGGGCGGCTTTCCGGGCGCACCCCCCTCACCCTCCAGGTGAACCCCGGCCGGCACGAGGTGGAGCTCAGGCTTGCCGGCTACCAGCCCTACCGGGTCACGGTGAACCCCAGGCCCGGGGAGAGGGTCCAGGTCTTCGCCCAGCTGGTGCCGGAAGCCCGGCAGGGAACCCTGGTTATCTCCTCCAGTCCCTCGGGGGCCGAGGTGTACGTGGAGGGGGCCCTCAGGGGCCGCACCCCCCTTTCCCTAAGCCTGCCCGAGGGTCGGTATGCGGTGGAGCTTAGGCTTTCCGGCTATGAGCCCTACCGGGCCACGGTCCAGGTGCGAAGGGGGGAGACCACCCGGCTGGACGTGCGCCTGAACCCCGTTTCCCGCACGGGCACCCTCCTTCTGGAGTCCAGCCCCACGGGGGCCGAGGCCTACATAAACGGCGCCTTGCGGGGCCGCACCCCCTTGCGCCTGGTCCTGGAGGAGGGAACCTACCAGGTGGAGCTTAGGGCCCCGGGCTACGAGCCCTACCGGGCCGCGGTGCGGGTGGAACGGGGCCGGGAAACCCGGGTTTCCGCCAGCCTTAGGCCCATCCGCACCGGGGAGCTTTACCTGGAGGCCAGGCCTGAGGGGGCCGAGGTCTACATTGACGGCCGCCTCATGGGCCGGGCGCCCCTACGGATGACCCTGGAGGCCGGTTTCCATGAGGTGCGGGTCCTGGCCCCCGGCTACGGGGAGTACCGGGCCCAGGTGGAGGTGCGCCCCGGGGAGTCCGTGAGGCTTTATGTGGAGCTTGTCCCGGTGCGGGCGGTGTTGGAGCTTTACCTGAACGTGGAGGCCCGGGTCTTCCTGGATGGGGAGGAGGTGGGGGTGGCCAAGGGGGGCTACCTGCGCCTCGAGGCGCCCTTTGGCCAGCACGAGCTCACCCTGGTGGCCCCCGGGTACCGCACCCTGGTGGAGACGGTGCAGGTCATTGGGAACCAGGTGCTGCGGTTTACCCTTAGGCCCCTCTGA
- a CDS encoding ferredoxin produces the protein MPHVICEPCIGVKDQSCVEVCPVECIYDGGDQFYIHPEECIDCGACVPACPVNAIFPEEDVPEQWKSYIEKNRKLAGLG, from the coding sequence ATGCCGCACGTGATCTGTGAACCCTGCATCGGCGTAAAGGACCAGTCCTGCGTGGAGGTCTGCCCCGTGGAGTGCATCTACGACGGGGGGGACCAGTTCTACATCCACCCCGAGGAGTGCATTGACTGCGGGGCCTGTGTGCCCGCCTGCCCGGTGAACGCCATCTTCCCCGAGGAGGATGTTCCCGAGCAGTGGAAGTCCTACATTGAGAAAAACCGCAAGCTGGCCGGGCTGGGCTAA
- a CDS encoding thymidine phosphorylase, with protein sequence MNPVAFIREKREGLKHRREDLEAFLLGYLREEVADYQVSAWLMAAFLRGLDREETLWLTETMAYSGKVLDLSHLPHPVDKHSSGGVGDKVSLVVGPILAASGCTFAKMSGRGLAHTGGTIDKLESVPGWRGEMTEEEFLDRAGRIGLVIAAQSPDLAPLDGKLYALRDVTATVESIPLIASSIMSKKLAAGARSIVLDVKVGKGAFMKTLEEARLLARTMVEIGQGAGRKVRALLTRMEAPLGRAVGNAIEVREAIETLKGKGPEDLLEVALRLSQEALRLEGLDPGLAHEAWESGEALEKFRAFLEAQGGDARVVEDFSLLPLGEELPLLAEGEGVVQEVDAYRVGLAVLALGGGRRRKGEAIDPGVGVHLLKKPGDRVEKGEALALVYHRRKGLEEALAHLREAFRLGLEANPLPLVLDALP encoded by the coding sequence GACTACCAGGTCTCCGCCTGGCTCATGGCGGCCTTCTTGAGGGGCTTAGACCGGGAGGAAACCCTTTGGCTTACGGAAACCATGGCCTATTCCGGAAAGGTTTTGGACCTTTCCCACCTGCCCCACCCCGTGGACAAACACTCCTCCGGGGGGGTGGGGGACAAGGTGAGCCTGGTGGTGGGGCCCATCCTGGCGGCCAGCGGGTGCACCTTCGCCAAGATGTCGGGCCGGGGCCTGGCCCACACGGGGGGGACCATCGACAAGCTGGAATCGGTGCCGGGCTGGCGGGGGGAGATGACGGAGGAGGAGTTTCTGGATAGGGCCGGGCGCATTGGCCTGGTCATCGCCGCCCAAAGCCCGGACCTGGCCCCCTTGGACGGAAAGCTTTACGCCCTAAGGGACGTGACCGCCACCGTGGAGAGCATCCCCTTGATCGCCAGCTCCATCATGAGCAAGAAGCTGGCGGCCGGGGCCAGGAGTATCGTGCTGGACGTGAAGGTGGGCAAGGGGGCCTTCATGAAGACCCTGGAGGAGGCCAGGCTCCTCGCCAGGACCATGGTGGAGATCGGCCAGGGGGCGGGCCGAAAGGTGAGGGCCCTCCTCACCCGCATGGAGGCCCCCTTGGGCCGGGCGGTGGGAAACGCCATAGAGGTACGGGAGGCCATCGAAACTCTAAAGGGGAAGGGGCCAGAAGACCTTCTGGAGGTGGCCTTGCGCCTTTCGCAGGAGGCCTTAAGGCTTGAGGGGCTGGATCCGGGCCTGGCCCATGAGGCCTGGGAAAGCGGGGAGGCCCTGGAGAAGTTCCGGGCCTTCCTCGAGGCCCAAGGGGGGGATGCCAGGGTGGTGGAGGACTTCTCCCTGCTTCCCCTGGGGGAGGAGTTGCCCCTTTTGGCGGAAGGGGAAGGGGTGGTGCAGGAGGTGGACGCCTACCGGGTGGGCCTGGCGGTCTTGGCCCTGGGGGGTGGACGAAGGAGGAAGGGCGAGGCCATCGACCCCGGGGTAGGGGTCCACCTGCTGAAAAAGCCCGGGGACAGGGTGGAAAAGGGGGAGGCCCTGGCCCTGGTCTACCACCGCAGGAAGGGCCTGGAGGAGGCCCTGGCCCATCTAAGGGAGGCCTTCCGCTTGGGCCTGGAGGCCAACCCCCTGCCCCTGGTCCTGGATGCTTTGCCCTAA
- a CDS encoding DUF1648 domain-containing protein yields the protein MVRWLAPLGLFLLWALTLYAYPHRPSTIPAHWNAQGEVIPPHPGLRQGGGPGKGLR from the coding sequence ATGGTCCGCTGGTTGGCGCCTTTGGGCCTCTTTCTCCTTTGGGCCCTCACCCTCTACGCCTATCCCCATCGGCCATCCACCATCCCCGCCCACTGGAACGCCCAAGGGGAGGTCATACCACCCCACCCTGGCTTGCGCCAGGGTGGGGGCCCCGGAAAGGGCCTCCGGTAG
- the accD gene encoding acetyl-CoA carboxylase, carboxyltransferase subunit beta produces the protein MALERLFRRKRPSGENRDVPELWTKCEACGAQLYKKEFKENLYVCPKCGHHHRVPASERVEMLADAGTFQEITRLKPLDPLGFVDTKPYRERLKAYQEETGRPDAILGGTCAIGGVPAVLMVMDYAFAGGSMGSVVGEEIARGAERAAAEGRALVMVAASGGARMQEAALSLMQMAKTVMSLDRLWEKRLPYVAILTDPTTGGVTASFAALADVIFAEPGALIGFAGPRVIRQTIRQELPEGFQRSEFLLKHGMVDRVTDRRRLKAEVVQVLRHLHPGVSYGTGV, from the coding sequence GTGGCCCTAGAGCGGCTTTTCCGAAGGAAAAGGCCCAGCGGGGAGAACCGGGACGTCCCCGAGCTTTGGACCAAGTGCGAGGCCTGTGGGGCCCAGCTCTACAAGAAGGAGTTTAAGGAGAACCTGTACGTCTGCCCCAAGTGCGGCCACCACCACCGGGTGCCCGCTTCCGAGCGGGTGGAGATGCTGGCGGATGCCGGCACCTTCCAGGAGATCACCCGGCTTAAGCCCTTGGACCCCTTGGGCTTCGTGGACACCAAGCCCTACAGGGAAAGGCTTAAGGCTTACCAAGAGGAAACCGGCCGCCCCGATGCCATCCTGGGGGGCACCTGCGCCATCGGCGGGGTGCCTGCGGTCCTCATGGTCATGGACTACGCCTTTGCCGGCGGCTCCATGGGGAGCGTGGTGGGGGAGGAGATCGCCCGGGGGGCAGAACGGGCGGCAGCGGAGGGCCGGGCCTTGGTGATGGTGGCGGCCTCGGGGGGAGCCAGGATGCAGGAGGCGGCCCTTTCCCTCATGCAGATGGCCAAGACGGTGATGAGCCTGGACCGCCTTTGGGAAAAGCGCTTGCCCTATGTTGCCATCCTCACGGATCCCACCACCGGGGGGGTTACCGCCAGCTTCGCCGCCCTGGCCGACGTGATCTTCGCCGAGCCTGGGGCCTTGATCGGCTTTGCCGGGCCCAGGGTTATCCGCCAGACCATCCGGCAGGAGCTCCCCGAGGGCTTCCAGCGTTCGGAGTTTTTGCTGAAGCACGGCATGGTGGACCGGGTCACGGACCGCAGGAGGCTGAAGGCGGAAGTGGTCCAGGTCCTCCGCCACCTGCACCCCGGGGTTTCCTATGGCACTGGAGTTTGA
- a CDS encoding cold-shock protein, with the protein MQKGRVKWFNAEKGYGFIEREGDTDVFVHFSAINAKGFRTLNEGDIVTFDVEPGKNGKGPQAVNVTVVEPARR; encoded by the coding sequence ATGCAGAAGGGTCGGGTCAAGTGGTTCAATGCGGAGAAGGGCTACGGCTTCATTGAGCGCGAGGGCGACACCGATGTGTTCGTCCACTTCAGCGCCATCAACGCCAAGGGGTTCCGCACCCTGAACGAGGGCGACATCGTCACCTTTGACGTGGAGCCGGGCAAGAACGGCAAGGGCCCCCAGGCGGTGAACGTCACCGTGGTGGAGCCGGCCCGCAGGTAA
- a CDS encoding GNAT family N-acetyltransferase has product MGRMRTLNLSLRPLLPADAPLLHQLFLRSPGYFALIGMEPPALEDVVRDLATLEKDDRRRAFLLFLEEEVVGYLDYKLHYPEPEDATLSLLLIREDRQGQGLGRRTLEHLLNHLTGAERLYAVVYGNNARAKDFFRAQGFRHVKDGGPTLSWYVREL; this is encoded by the coding sequence ATGGGAAGGATGCGGACCCTTAACCTGAGCCTACGCCCCCTGCTCCCTGCAGACGCACCCCTCCTCCACCAACTTTTCCTGCGAAGCCCAGGGTACTTCGCCTTGATCGGTATGGAACCCCCGGCCCTGGAGGACGTGGTCCGGGACCTGGCCACCCTGGAGAAGGACGACCGCCGCCGGGCCTTCCTCCTCTTCCTGGAGGAGGAGGTGGTGGGCTACCTGGACTACAAGCTCCACTACCCCGAGCCCGAGGACGCCACCCTAAGCCTCCTCCTCATCCGGGAAGACCGCCAGGGCCAGGGCCTGGGGCGGAGGACCCTGGAGCATCTCCTAAACCACCTGACGGGGGCCGAGCGGCTTTATGCGGTGGTCTACGGCAACAACGCCCGGGCCAAGGACTTCTTCCGGGCCCAGGGCTTCCGCCACGTGAAAGACGGGGGCCCCACCCTGAGCTGGTACGTGCGGGAGTTATAA
- a CDS encoding M23 family metallopeptidase: MKRRWKRPVRYTLFLARSGGGSRAVVLPGWAVALFLALLTLWTGANLYLWHKGREARTLEVRLQALSQEARRLSLALEAERTKNGALSEEAKRTKRELAEIKKAIEELRRRAGLSPLNALPVRYQEGGQGGGAVAEESLAGWAEVRAEVLDLKNQLKEVVPALERTLEVERSLPRGLPLRGYEGVTSPFGMRKNPFGPGYEFHDGLDFAAPYGAPVYATGSGVVAETGWMGAYGLAVLLDHAEGYQSLYGHLSRLAVRPGERVEKGQVLGYVGSTGRSTGPHLHYGIYRYGAPLDPRPYLDPLWASR, from the coding sequence ATGAAGCGACGCTGGAAAAGGCCCGTGCGCTATACCCTTTTCCTGGCCCGAAGCGGCGGGGGAAGCCGGGCGGTGGTCCTGCCGGGGTGGGCCGTGGCCCTCTTCCTGGCCCTCCTAACCCTTTGGACCGGGGCCAACCTCTACCTTTGGCACAAGGGCCGGGAGGCCCGAACCCTGGAGGTCCGCCTCCAGGCCCTTTCCCAGGAGGCCCGGAGGCTTTCCTTGGCCCTCGAGGCGGAGCGGACCAAAAACGGGGCCCTCTCGGAGGAGGCCAAGCGCACCAAAAGGGAGCTTGCGGAGATCAAGAAGGCCATAGAGGAGCTCCGCCGCCGGGCGGGGCTTTCCCCCTTGAACGCCCTTCCCGTGCGCTACCAGGAGGGGGGCCAGGGGGGTGGGGCCGTGGCCGAGGAGTCCCTGGCGGGCTGGGCGGAGGTGCGCGCCGAGGTCCTGGACCTTAAGAACCAGCTTAAGGAGGTGGTGCCGGCCTTGGAAAGGACCCTGGAGGTGGAGCGAAGCCTCCCCCGGGGCCTGCCCCTACGGGGGTACGAGGGGGTCACCTCCCCCTTCGGCATGCGCAAAAACCCCTTCGGCCCGGGGTACGAGTTCCACGATGGCCTGGACTTCGCCGCTCCCTATGGCGCTCCCGTCTACGCCACGGGAAGCGGGGTGGTGGCCGAAACCGGCTGGATGGGGGCCTATGGCCTTGCTGTCCTCCTGGACCATGCGGAAGGGTACCAGAGCCTCTACGGCCACCTTTCCCGCCTGGCGGTGCGCCCCGGAGAGAGGGTGGAAAAGGGGCAGGTCCTGGGGTACGTGGGCTCCACGGGCCGCTCCACCGGCCCCCACCTCCACTACGGCATCTACCGCTACGGCGCTCCCCTGGACCCCAGGCCCTACCTAGACCCCCTTTGGGCCTCCCGTTAA
- a CDS encoding bactofilin family protein: protein MLGRRQTGALTYLGPDTEVLGDLKAKGQVRIDGLVKGSVYVEGELEVGRTGRVEGEKVEAGSVQIHGEVKADLVATKVSLSKTARFTGTIRAQALDVEAGAVFIGQSLAGETKALEAPKEA, encoded by the coding sequence ATGCTGGGGAGAAGGCAGACGGGGGCCCTCACCTACCTGGGGCCCGACACCGAGGTCCTGGGGGACCTGAAGGCCAAGGGCCAGGTGCGCATCGACGGCCTGGTCAAGGGCTCGGTCTACGTGGAAGGGGAGCTGGAGGTGGGCCGCACGGGCCGGGTAGAGGGGGAGAAGGTGGAGGCAGGGAGCGTCCAGATCCACGGGGAGGTCAAGGCCGACTTGGTGGCCACCAAGGTCAGCCTTTCCAAGACGGCCCGTTTCACCGGCACGATTCGGGCCCAGGCCTTGGATGTGGAAGCGGGGGCGGTCTTCATCGGCCAGAGCCTGGCGGGGGAGACCAAGGCCTTGGAGGCCCCCAAGGAGGCATAA